Proteins encoded in a region of the Ralstonia pseudosolanacearum genome:
- a CDS encoding uracil-DNA glycosylase family protein, translating into MAVVPDDVAEAAFASCLHDIRACRLCEGALPHELRPVVLADRRARVLIVGQAPGRIVHETGIPWNDRSGDRLRQWLRIGYDDFYADRRIAVVPMGFCFPGTGPNGDLPPRPECAPQWHRPLLTAMPDLKLALLVGGYAQRYYLDVPRGMSLTDVVRHGPVRDAEERVLFPLPHPSPRNLAWFKHNPWFDAQIVPQLRAALAAAFV; encoded by the coding sequence ATGGCAGTCGTGCCGGATGACGTGGCCGAGGCAGCGTTCGCAAGCTGCCTGCACGACATCCGCGCCTGCCGGCTGTGCGAAGGCGCGCTGCCGCACGAGCTGCGCCCGGTGGTCTTGGCGGACCGCCGCGCGCGCGTGCTGATCGTCGGGCAGGCGCCCGGGCGCATCGTCCACGAGACCGGCATCCCCTGGAACGACCGCTCGGGCGATCGCCTGCGTCAGTGGCTGCGGATCGGCTACGACGATTTCTACGCCGACCGGCGCATCGCCGTGGTGCCGATGGGCTTCTGCTTTCCCGGCACGGGGCCCAACGGCGACCTGCCGCCGCGGCCGGAATGCGCGCCGCAATGGCACCGGCCGCTGCTGACGGCGATGCCGGACCTGAAGCTGGCGCTGCTGGTCGGCGGCTACGCGCAGCGCTACTACCTCGACGTGCCGCGCGGCATGTCGCTGACCGACGTGGTCCGCCACGGCCCGGTGCGGGACGCCGAGGAGCGCGTGCTGTTTCCGCTGCCGCATCCGAGCCCGCGCAACCTGGCCTGGTTCAAGCACAACCCGTGGTTCGATGCGCAGATCGTGCCGCAGCTGCGCGCGGCGCTGGCTGCCGCATTCGTGTGA
- a CDS encoding pyridoxal phosphate-dependent aminotransferase — translation MKTIQKSAKLNNVCYDIRGPVLEKAKQMEEEGHQIIKLNIGNLAPFGFDAPEEIQQDMIRNLPNSAGYSDSKGIFAARKAVMHYTQQQGIKNVTLDDIYLGNGASELIALATNALLDAGDELLLPAPDYPLWTAMTSLSGGTPVHYLCDESNGWMPDLDDIRAKITPNTKGIVVINPNNPTGALYSDALLHDIIAIAREHGLVVFADEVYDKVLFDDNRHTAMASLSEDVLTITFNSLSKSYRSCGYRAGWMVVSGDKRPAKDYIEGLNMLSSMRLCANVPGQWAIQTALGGYQSINDLVAPGGRMRRQRDLAYELITAIPGVSCVKPKAALYMFPRLDPSVYPIDDDQTFIRQLLEEERVLLVQGTGFNWHSPDHFRIVFLPHEDDLREAIGRIARFLERYRQRHGTGIRAA, via the coding sequence GTGAAAACGATCCAGAAATCCGCCAAGCTCAACAACGTCTGCTATGACATCCGCGGCCCCGTGCTGGAGAAGGCCAAGCAGATGGAGGAAGAGGGCCACCAGATCATCAAGCTGAACATCGGCAACCTGGCCCCGTTCGGCTTCGATGCCCCGGAAGAGATCCAGCAGGACATGATCCGCAACCTGCCCAACTCGGCCGGCTACTCGGATTCCAAGGGCATCTTCGCGGCGCGCAAGGCGGTGATGCACTACACGCAGCAGCAGGGCATCAAGAACGTCACACTGGACGACATCTACCTGGGCAACGGCGCCTCCGAGCTGATCGCGCTGGCCACCAACGCGCTGCTCGACGCCGGCGACGAACTGCTGCTGCCCGCACCCGATTACCCGCTGTGGACCGCCATGACCAGCCTGTCGGGCGGCACGCCGGTGCATTACCTGTGCGACGAGTCCAACGGCTGGATGCCCGACCTGGACGACATCCGCGCCAAGATCACGCCCAACACCAAGGGCATCGTCGTCATCAACCCGAACAATCCGACCGGCGCGCTGTATTCGGACGCGCTGCTGCACGACATCATCGCCATCGCGCGTGAGCACGGGCTGGTGGTCTTCGCCGACGAGGTGTACGACAAGGTGCTGTTCGACGACAACCGGCACACCGCCATGGCCTCGCTGTCGGAGGATGTGCTGACCATCACCTTCAACAGCCTGTCCAAGAGCTACCGCTCGTGCGGCTACCGCGCGGGCTGGATGGTGGTGTCGGGCGACAAGCGTCCGGCCAAGGATTACATCGAAGGCCTGAACATGCTGTCGTCGATGCGCCTGTGCGCCAATGTGCCGGGGCAGTGGGCGATCCAGACGGCGCTGGGCGGCTACCAGAGCATCAACGACCTGGTGGCGCCGGGCGGCCGCATGCGCCGCCAGCGCGACCTGGCCTACGAACTGATCACCGCCATTCCCGGCGTGAGCTGCGTCAAGCCGAAGGCGGCGCTGTACATGTTCCCGCGCCTGGATCCGTCGGTGTACCCGATCGACGACGATCAGACTTTCATCCGTCAGCTGCTGGAGGAAGAGCGCGTGCTGCTGGTGCAGGGCACGGGCTTCAACTGGCATTCGCCGGACCACTTCCGCATCGTCTTCCTGCCGCACGAGGACGACCTGCGCGAGGCCATCGGCCGAATTGCGCGCTTCCTGGAGCGGTACCGTCAGCGTCACGGTACTGGCATTCGGGCCGCTTAG
- a CDS encoding homoserine dehydrogenase — translation MKPIKIGLLGLGTVGGGTLKVLQRNQEEIRRRAGRGIEVALIAVRNVERARAIVQETGANVPVVNDPVAVVDSPEIDIVVELIGGYDLTRELVLRAIANGKHVVTANKALLAVHGNEIFKAAQDKGVMVAFEAAVAGGIPIIKALREGLTGNRIEWIAGIINGTTNFILSEMRDKGLDFGTVLAEAQRLGYAEADPTFDIEGFDAAHKLTLMSAIAFGVPVQFERAYVEGITKLEAVDIRYAEELGYRIKLLGLTRRAEAGIELRVHPTLVPATRLIANVEGAMNAVVVQGDAVGPTLYYGKGAGAEPTASAVVADLVDVTRLHTADPEHRVPHLAFQPDALSNTPLLPIEEVRSAYYLRMRVADETGVLADITRILAESGISIDAMLQKESREGEPQTDIIMLSHVVVEKQVNAAIAAIEALPTVLSKVTRLRMEELN, via the coding sequence ATGAAACCCATCAAGATCGGCCTGCTCGGGCTCGGTACCGTCGGTGGCGGTACGCTCAAGGTTCTGCAACGCAACCAGGAAGAAATCCGGCGCCGCGCCGGGCGCGGCATCGAGGTCGCCCTGATTGCGGTGCGCAACGTCGAGCGCGCCCGCGCCATCGTGCAGGAAACCGGCGCGAACGTGCCGGTGGTGAACGACCCGGTTGCGGTGGTGGATTCGCCCGAGATCGACATCGTGGTGGAGCTGATCGGCGGCTATGACCTGACGCGCGAGCTGGTGCTGCGCGCCATCGCCAACGGCAAGCACGTGGTCACGGCCAACAAGGCGCTGCTGGCGGTGCACGGCAACGAGATCTTCAAGGCCGCCCAGGACAAGGGCGTGATGGTGGCGTTCGAGGCCGCGGTGGCCGGCGGCATTCCCATCATCAAGGCGCTGCGCGAGGGGCTGACGGGCAACCGCATCGAGTGGATCGCCGGCATCATCAACGGCACCACCAACTTCATCCTGTCGGAGATGCGCGACAAGGGCCTGGACTTCGGCACGGTGCTCGCGGAGGCCCAGCGCCTGGGCTATGCCGAGGCCGATCCGACCTTCGATATCGAGGGCTTCGATGCCGCCCACAAGCTCACGCTGATGAGCGCCATCGCCTTCGGCGTGCCGGTGCAGTTCGAGCGCGCCTATGTGGAGGGCATCACCAAGCTGGAGGCGGTCGATATCCGCTACGCGGAGGAACTCGGCTACCGCATCAAGCTGCTCGGCCTGACGCGCCGCGCCGAGGCGGGCATCGAGTTGCGCGTGCACCCGACGCTGGTGCCGGCCACGCGCCTGATCGCCAACGTGGAAGGCGCGATGAACGCCGTGGTGGTGCAGGGCGATGCCGTCGGCCCGACGCTGTACTACGGCAAGGGCGCCGGCGCCGAGCCGACCGCCTCGGCCGTGGTGGCCGACCTGGTGGACGTGACGCGCCTGCACACCGCCGATCCGGAGCACCGCGTGCCGCACCTGGCGTTCCAGCCGGATGCGCTGTCCAACACGCCGCTGCTGCCGATCGAAGAAGTGCGCTCGGCCTACTACCTGCGCATGCGCGTGGCCGACGAGACCGGTGTGCTGGCCGACATCACCCGCATCCTGGCCGAGTCCGGCATCTCGATCGACGCGATGCTGCAGAAGGAATCGCGCGAGGGCGAGCCGCAGACCGACATCATCATGCTGTCGCACGTGGTGGTGGAGAAGCAGGTCAATGCCGCCATCGCCGCCATCGAGGCGCTGCCGACCGTGCTGTCCAAGGTCACGCGCCTGCGCATGGAAGAACTGAACTGA
- the moaE gene encoding molybdopterin synthase catalytic subunit MoaE — translation MPTIRVQEADFDLGAEIAALRAGRPQVGAVASFIGTVRDINDGSGVSELELEHYPGMTEKALANIVDAAMQRWDLIDALVIHRVGKLKPEDQIVLVAVASGHRGEAFAACEFIMDYLKSEAPFWKKEQTAQGARWVDARVTDERALARWGIVTDNASAATAQAASANDQKDRDA, via the coding sequence ATGCCCACGATACGTGTACAGGAAGCGGATTTCGACCTGGGCGCCGAGATTGCCGCGCTGCGCGCCGGCCGGCCGCAGGTTGGCGCGGTGGCGAGCTTTATCGGCACGGTGCGCGACATCAACGATGGCAGCGGCGTGTCCGAGCTGGAGCTGGAGCACTATCCGGGCATGACGGAGAAGGCGCTGGCCAATATCGTCGACGCGGCGATGCAGCGCTGGGACCTGATCGACGCGCTGGTCATCCACCGGGTCGGCAAGCTCAAGCCCGAAGACCAGATCGTGCTGGTGGCGGTGGCGTCCGGCCATCGCGGCGAGGCCTTTGCCGCCTGCGAATTCATCATGGACTACCTCAAGAGCGAGGCCCCATTCTGGAAGAAGGAGCAGACGGCGCAGGGCGCCCGCTGGGTCGACGCGCGCGTGACCGATGAGCGGGCGCTGGCGCGCTGGGGCATCGTCACGGACAACGCCTCGGCTGCCACCGCCCAGGCAGCCTCCGCCAACGACCAGAAAGACCGCGACGCATGA
- the thrC gene encoding threonine synthase, whose amino-acid sequence MQYRSTRGHAEPQSFSRILLGGLAPDGGLYLPEQYPQVSVEELTRWRDLPYADLAFELLRKFATDIPEDDLRALTRRTYTPEVYCNARNGDNTADITPLHRLGEEAGTSLSLLCLSNGPTLAFKDMAMQLLGNLFEYALDREHAELNILGATSGDTGSAAEYAMRGKRGVRVFMLSPHRKMSSFQTAQMFSLQDENIFNIAIEGVFDDAQDIVKAVSNDLEYKARQKIGTVNSINWARVVAQVVYYFKGYLLAAPKIGDKVSFCVPSGNFGNVCAGHIARMMGLPIDKLVVATNENDVLDEFFRTGTYRVRSAAQTYHTSSPSMDISKASNFERFVFDLLGRDPARLAQLFRDVDEKGGFSMTGKPEFDRIAEFGFVSGRSTHEDRVNTIRDVFARYGTMVDTHTADGVKVARENLVPGVPMVVLETALPAKFGDTIREALDREPERPAGYADIESLPQRFEVMPADADRIKGYIAQHTGL is encoded by the coding sequence ATGCAATACCGTTCCACGCGCGGCCACGCCGAGCCGCAGAGCTTCTCCCGCATCCTGCTGGGCGGCCTGGCGCCGGACGGCGGCCTGTACCTGCCCGAGCAGTACCCGCAAGTCAGCGTCGAAGAGCTGACGCGCTGGCGCGACCTGCCGTATGCGGACCTCGCCTTCGAGCTCCTGCGCAAGTTCGCCACCGACATCCCCGAGGATGACCTGCGCGCGCTGACCCGCCGCACCTACACGCCCGAGGTCTACTGCAACGCGCGCAACGGCGACAACACCGCTGACATCACGCCGCTGCACCGCCTGGGCGAGGAGGCCGGCACGTCGCTGTCGTTGCTGTGCCTGTCGAACGGCCCGACGCTGGCCTTCAAGGACATGGCGATGCAGCTGCTGGGCAACCTGTTCGAATACGCGCTCGACCGCGAGCACGCCGAGCTGAACATCCTGGGTGCGACTTCCGGCGACACCGGCAGCGCGGCCGAATACGCCATGCGCGGCAAGCGCGGCGTGCGCGTGTTCATGCTGAGCCCGCACCGCAAGATGAGCTCATTCCAGACCGCGCAGATGTTCAGCCTGCAGGACGAGAACATCTTCAACATCGCCATCGAAGGCGTGTTCGATGACGCTCAGGACATCGTCAAGGCAGTGTCGAATGATCTGGAGTACAAGGCCCGCCAGAAGATCGGCACGGTCAATTCGATCAACTGGGCGCGTGTCGTCGCCCAAGTCGTCTACTACTTCAAGGGCTATCTGCTGGCGGCGCCGAAGATTGGCGACAAGGTGTCGTTCTGCGTGCCGTCGGGCAATTTCGGCAACGTCTGCGCCGGCCACATCGCGCGCATGATGGGCCTGCCGATCGACAAGCTCGTCGTTGCCACCAACGAGAACGACGTGCTCGACGAGTTCTTCCGCACCGGCACGTATCGCGTGCGTTCGGCCGCGCAGACGTACCACACGTCGAGCCCGAGCATGGATATCAGCAAGGCGTCGAACTTCGAGCGCTTCGTGTTCGACCTGCTGGGCCGCGATCCGGCGCGCCTGGCGCAGCTGTTCCGCGACGTGGACGAGAAAGGCGGTTTCTCGATGACGGGCAAGCCGGAGTTCGACCGCATCGCCGAGTTCGGTTTCGTCTCGGGCCGCAGCACGCACGAAGACCGTGTCAACACGATCCGCGACGTGTTCGCCCGCTACGGCACGATGGTCGACACCCACACCGCCGACGGCGTGAAGGTGGCGCGCGAAAACCTGGTGCCCGGCGTGCCGATGGTGGTGCTGGAGACGGCGCTGCCGGCCAAGTTCGGTGACACCATCCGCGAAGCGCTGGATCGCGAGCCGGAGCGTCCGGCCGGTTACGCTGACATCGAATCGCTGCCGCAGCGCTTCGAAGTCATGCCTGCCGATGCCGACCGCATCAAGGGCTACATCGCCCAGCACACCGGTCTGTAA
- the moaD gene encoding molybdopterin converting factor subunit 1: MQIELRFFASVREQLGTSHEAAAVPDTVRTVGELRRWLAARGPAWGETLAEGRALRMALDHDVVTADAPLREGCEVAFFPPVTGG, translated from the coding sequence ATGCAGATCGAATTGCGTTTTTTCGCCAGCGTGCGCGAGCAGCTGGGCACCTCGCACGAGGCGGCCGCCGTGCCGGACACGGTGCGCACCGTCGGCGAGCTGCGCCGCTGGCTGGCCGCGCGCGGGCCGGCGTGGGGCGAGACCCTGGCCGAGGGCCGCGCGCTGCGCATGGCGCTGGACCACGATGTGGTCACCGCCGATGCGCCGCTGCGCGAGGGCTGCGAGGTCGCGTTCTTTCCGCCGGTGACGGGCGGCTGA
- the crcB gene encoding fluoride efflux transporter CrcB: MSGMGLVAVGVGAALGAWLRWAFAVLWNAINPALPYGTLAANLLGGYLIGVAVGFFDTHASLPPEWRLLAVTGFLGGLTTFSTFSSEVMANILAGDYAIGMLHVAAHLGGSLFLTLLGLWTVRTLG, from the coding sequence ATGAGCGGGATGGGGTTGGTGGCCGTGGGCGTGGGCGCCGCGCTGGGGGCATGGCTGCGCTGGGCATTCGCGGTGCTGTGGAATGCGATCAACCCCGCCTTGCCCTATGGGACGCTGGCGGCCAATCTGCTGGGCGGCTATCTGATCGGCGTGGCGGTCGGCTTCTTCGACACGCACGCGAGCCTGCCGCCGGAATGGCGCCTGCTGGCGGTCACGGGGTTCCTCGGCGGCCTGACCACGTTTTCGACGTTCTCCAGCGAGGTGATGGCCAACATCCTGGCCGGCGACTACGCCATCGGCATGCTGCACGTCGCGGCGCACCTGGGCGGTTCGCTGTTCCTGACCCTGCTGGGGCTGTGGACGGTGCGCACGCTCGGCTGA
- a CDS encoding Mth938-like domain-containing protein, translating into MKLHSSDPSNVLNTFTAYGDGYIEINKVRHEQSLLVMPEGAVVPWDVARFEDLTPEHFARLLELAPEVVVFGSGSRLRFPHPRLTAALAERRIGVETMDLPAACRTYNILMAEGRKVAAALLIERD; encoded by the coding sequence TTGAAGCTCCACTCTTCCGATCCGTCCAACGTACTCAACACCTTCACCGCCTACGGTGACGGCTACATCGAAATCAACAAAGTGCGCCACGAGCAATCCCTGCTGGTGATGCCCGAAGGCGCCGTCGTGCCATGGGACGTCGCGCGCTTCGAAGACCTGACGCCCGAGCATTTCGCCCGCCTGCTGGAACTGGCGCCCGAAGTGGTGGTGTTCGGCAGCGGCAGCCGGCTGCGCTTTCCGCACCCGCGCCTGACCGCCGCGCTGGCCGAGCGCCGCATCGGCGTGGAGACCATGGACCTCCCGGCCGCCTGCCGCACCTACAACATCCTGATGGCCGAAGGCCGCAAAGTGGCCGCCGCGCTGCTGATCGAGCGCGACTGA
- a CDS encoding molybdopterin molybdotransferase MoeA: protein MSANDAPAVKPSLLTLEAALSQLLAAARGLTETETVPTLHANGRVLAQAVRSGLNVPPADNTQMDGYAVRAADITAPGTRLKVAQRIPAGQVGQPLEAGEAARIFTGALIPPGADAVVMQEQCKADPDTGTVVIDHVPDVGEWIRRAGEDITAGAEILPRGTRLGAQQLGLAASVGCAGLQVVRRPRVAVFFTGDELAMPGEPLKPGAIYNSNRFTLRALLENLGCEITDFGIVPDTLQATRDTLREAAEAHDLIITSGGVSVGEEDHIKPAVEAEGRLNLWQIAIKPGKPLAFGEVRRPQGMVGGPAAFFIGLPGNPVSSFVTFLLFVRPFVLRLQGVADVTPKRIPMRADFALPKGDRRNEFLRARINAGGGLDLFPNQSSGVLTSTVWGDGLIDNPPNQPIAAGDTVAFLPFAGLV from the coding sequence ATGTCCGCCAACGATGCTCCCGCCGTCAAACCGTCCCTGCTGACGCTCGAGGCGGCGCTGTCGCAGCTGCTCGCCGCCGCGCGGGGCCTGACCGAGACCGAAACGGTGCCGACGCTGCACGCCAACGGCCGCGTGCTGGCCCAGGCCGTGCGCAGCGGCCTGAACGTGCCGCCGGCCGACAACACGCAGATGGATGGCTACGCCGTGCGCGCGGCCGACATCACCGCGCCGGGCACGCGCCTGAAGGTGGCGCAGCGCATTCCCGCCGGCCAGGTCGGCCAGCCGCTCGAGGCCGGCGAGGCGGCGCGCATCTTCACCGGCGCGTTGATACCGCCGGGCGCCGATGCGGTGGTGATGCAGGAGCAGTGCAAGGCCGATCCCGACACCGGCACCGTCGTCATCGACCACGTGCCGGACGTCGGCGAATGGATCCGCCGCGCCGGCGAGGACATCACCGCCGGCGCCGAGATCCTCCCGCGCGGCACGCGCCTGGGGGCGCAGCAGCTGGGGCTGGCGGCGTCGGTCGGCTGCGCGGGCCTGCAGGTGGTGCGCCGTCCGCGCGTGGCCGTGTTCTTTACCGGCGATGAGCTGGCCATGCCGGGCGAGCCGCTCAAGCCGGGCGCCATCTACAACTCCAACCGCTTCACGCTGCGCGCGCTGCTGGAAAACCTCGGTTGCGAGATCACCGATTTCGGCATCGTGCCCGATACGCTGCAGGCCACGCGCGACACCCTGCGCGAGGCCGCCGAGGCGCACGATCTCATCATCACGTCGGGCGGCGTGTCGGTGGGCGAGGAAGACCACATCAAGCCGGCGGTGGAGGCCGAGGGGCGCCTGAACCTGTGGCAGATCGCCATCAAGCCGGGCAAGCCGCTGGCTTTCGGCGAGGTGCGCCGGCCGCAGGGCATGGTGGGCGGGCCGGCGGCCTTCTTCATTGGCCTGCCGGGCAACCCGGTTTCGAGCTTCGTCACCTTCCTGTTGTTCGTGCGGCCGTTCGTCCTGCGCTTGCAGGGCGTGGCCGACGTGACGCCGAAGCGTATTCCGATGCGGGCCGATTTCGCGCTGCCCAAGGGCGATCGCCGCAACGAGTTCCTGCGCGCCCGCATCAATGCCGGCGGCGGGCTGGACCTGTTCCCCAACCAGAGCTCGGGCGTGCTGACTTCCACCGTCTGGGGCGACGGGCTGATCGACAATCCGCCCAACCAGCCGATCGCGGCGGGCGACACGGTGGCCTTCCTGCCGTTCGCGGGCCTGGTGTAA
- a CDS encoding glycosyltransferase family 39 protein, producing MPIDRSDTAPALPWRTSTLWLLAAALLAVWLGTLGYRHLIPTDEGRYAEIAREMFTSGDWVTIRYNDLKYFEKPPLQMWGTALAYTLFGVGDWQARLFAALSGVIGIAFTMLAAARWWGKRVAAVSALVLASAPMWNVGAHFNSLDMGVAGCMTMALAALLLAQHPDATPARRRCWMWACWAAMALAVLSKGLIGVVLPGFVLVVYTLVARDWALWKRLHLVTGLVVFFAVGAPWFVLISARNPEFAWFFFVHEHFQRFTSTVHHRQAPLWYFVPLLVAGFLPWLAQLPGAARLTVARDRTATNGFRPTLLLGLWAVLIFAFFSVSNSKLPGYIFPIVPALAILAALVLEQTSERMWRWQLKAFLGVSLVGLAACGYLATMSSEMYPNAVFARFAVFVAVAFVAGAALTWLALRCSARRFESLAAFACGWFLTFTVALLGHEAFGRSMSGIDLVPAVKPWLKPGVPFYAVERLDHTMPFYLDTPAVMVQEPDELAFGVEHEPAKWIPTTDAFVARWRDGGQAVAMMSPGTYQRLAAQGVPMTAIAQDARRVIVRRQ from the coding sequence ATGCCGATCGACCGCTCCGACACCGCGCCGGCCCTGCCCTGGCGCACCTCCACCCTGTGGCTGCTGGCGGCCGCGCTGCTGGCCGTCTGGCTCGGCACACTGGGCTACCGCCACCTGATCCCCACCGACGAAGGCCGCTACGCCGAGATCGCCCGCGAGATGTTCACCTCGGGCGACTGGGTGACGATCCGCTACAACGACCTGAAATACTTCGAAAAGCCGCCGCTGCAGATGTGGGGCACCGCCCTCGCCTACACGCTGTTCGGCGTCGGCGACTGGCAGGCGCGCCTGTTCGCGGCGCTGTCCGGCGTCATCGGCATCGCCTTCACCATGCTGGCCGCCGCACGCTGGTGGGGCAAGCGCGTGGCCGCGGTCAGCGCGCTGGTGCTGGCAAGCGCGCCGATGTGGAACGTGGGCGCGCATTTCAATTCGCTCGACATGGGCGTGGCGGGCTGCATGACGATGGCGCTGGCGGCCCTGCTGCTGGCGCAGCATCCGGACGCCACGCCGGCGCGGCGGCGCTGCTGGATGTGGGCCTGCTGGGCCGCGATGGCCCTGGCGGTGCTGAGCAAAGGCCTGATCGGCGTGGTGCTGCCGGGCTTCGTGCTGGTGGTCTACACGCTCGTCGCGCGCGACTGGGCGCTGTGGAAGCGTCTGCACCTGGTGACCGGGCTGGTGGTCTTCTTCGCCGTCGGCGCGCCCTGGTTCGTGCTGATCTCGGCGCGCAACCCCGAGTTCGCCTGGTTCTTCTTCGTGCACGAGCATTTCCAGCGCTTCACGTCGACCGTGCATCACCGCCAGGCGCCGCTGTGGTATTTCGTGCCGCTGCTGGTGGCCGGCTTCCTGCCGTGGCTGGCACAACTGCCCGGCGCGGCGCGGCTGACCGTGGCGCGCGACCGGACCGCCACCAACGGCTTCCGCCCGACCCTGCTGCTGGGGCTGTGGGCCGTGCTGATCTTTGCGTTCTTCAGCGTGTCCAACTCCAAGCTGCCGGGCTACATCTTCCCGATCGTGCCGGCGCTGGCGATCCTGGCGGCGCTCGTGCTCGAGCAGACGAGCGAGCGCATGTGGCGCTGGCAACTCAAGGCCTTCCTGGGCGTGAGCCTCGTCGGCCTGGCCGCCTGTGGCTATCTCGCCACGATGTCGTCAGAGATGTATCCGAACGCCGTCTTCGCGCGGTTCGCGGTGTTCGTGGCGGTGGCCTTCGTAGCTGGCGCGGCGCTGACGTGGCTGGCGCTGCGGTGCTCGGCCCGGCGCTTCGAGAGCCTGGCGGCGTTCGCATGCGGCTGGTTCCTCACCTTCACCGTCGCGCTGCTCGGCCATGAGGCGTTCGGGCGCTCGATGTCGGGTATCGATCTCGTGCCGGCCGTCAAGCCGTGGCTGAAGCCGGGTGTGCCGTTCTATGCGGTGGAGCGTCTGGACCATACAATGCCGTTCTACCTCGACACGCCGGCCGTCATGGTGCAGGAGCCCGACGAGCTGGCCTTCGGCGTCGAGCACGAGCCGGCCAAGTGGATTCCGACCACCGACGCCTTCGTCGCCCGCTGGCGCGACGGCGGCCAGGCCGTGGCCATGATGAGCCCGGGCACGTACCAGCGCCTCGCCGCGCAGGGCGTGCCGATGACGGCCATCGCCCAGGACGCGCGCCGGGTCATCGTGCGGCGCCAATGA